The Gloeocapsopsis sp. IPPAS B-1203 region GCGATTATCATTGCATACAAAGTCCTCATTTCAGCAGTGCGATCGCCGATTTTGTAGTAACGCAGCGCCTGAAATATACACTTAACGTGAGTTCGGAGGTTGGAGAAACGCTACGCGCAAGTTACCGGAGTTTATCTTTACTTGCTACTCATTACTCAAGTGCGATCGCTCAGTGCTTCTCATACCAAGTTGCGATCAAAAGCATCTCCTGAACTACACCACCTCAGCATTTGTTAGCGAGATTGATGCTGTACATAGGTTCTCAGCACCTCATTAATTAAAGTTTGATATCCTTTATTCTTAGCATGGGAACGAAACCATTCTAAAACTTCAGTATCAATTCTGATACTAATAGCTTCAGTGCTCGGTTTTTTTTCTACTAGCTTGGCATTCTTAAAAAACTCATCATCTAATGGCGGAATATCAGAATAGTCAATATCTTCATCGGTCATCTCTAATAATTTCCTTTCTCGTTCTTCCAAAGACATATCAGAGCTGA contains the following coding sequences:
- a CDS encoding BrnA antitoxin family protein — encoded protein: MSNSKFSSDMSLEERERKLLEMTDEDIDYSDIPPLDDEFFKNAKLVEKKPSTEAISIRIDTEVLEWFRSHAKNKGYQTLINEVLRTYVQHQSR